The Providencia rettgeri genome includes a window with the following:
- the rpsT gene encoding 30S ribosomal protein S20: MANIKSAKKRAVQSEKRRQHNASRRSMVRTFIKKVYLAIAAGDKEAAQKAFNDMQPIVDRHATKGLIHKNKAARHKANLVAQIKAM; this comes from the coding sequence TTGGCTAATATCAAATCAGCTAAGAAACGTGCCGTTCAGTCAGAGAAACGTCGCCAGCATAATGCTAGCCGTCGCTCTATGGTACGTACTTTTATCAAGAAAGTTTACCTTGCTATCGCTGCAGGCGATAAAGAAGCTGCTCAGAAAGCATTCAATGACATGCAACCTATTGTTGATCGCCATGCTACTAAAGGCCTGATCCACAAAAATAAAGCAGCACGTCATAAAGCTAACTTAGTTGCTCAAATCAAAGCAATGTAA
- the ribF gene encoding Riboflavin biosynthesis protein ribF — protein sequence MELIRGIQNIRACHHGCVLTIGNFDGVHRGHQVLLQNLKLKGAQLGLPTVVMIFEPQPLEFFIGDKAPARLTRLRDKVKYLADSGIDYLLCVEFNQHFASLTPAEFVADLLVSKLGVKYLAIGDDFRFGKNRMGDFTFLQQAGDKFGFEVADTESFCDSGLRISSTAIRKAIQENNLELAESLLGHSYRISGRVVHGNQLGRTIGFPTANLPLKRLVTPVTGVYAVEVYGLGDKPLPGVANIGTRPTVSGKGTQLEVHLIDANMDLYGRHIDVVLRKKLRDEQRFASLEALKEQIANDVIAAREYLTAIGIR from the coding sequence ATGGAGCTAATTCGCGGTATACAGAATATCCGGGCGTGCCATCATGGTTGCGTGCTGACTATCGGTAATTTTGATGGTGTCCATCGTGGGCATCAGGTTTTGCTTCAAAATTTGAAACTTAAGGGAGCGCAGTTAGGGTTACCAACTGTCGTGATGATATTTGAGCCACAGCCCCTTGAATTTTTTATTGGTGACAAAGCGCCTGCGCGTTTGACACGCTTGCGAGACAAAGTTAAATATCTTGCAGACAGTGGTATTGATTACCTCTTATGTGTTGAATTTAACCAGCACTTTGCATCATTAACACCCGCTGAGTTTGTTGCTGACTTACTTGTCAGTAAGCTTGGGGTAAAGTATCTCGCTATAGGTGATGATTTCCGCTTTGGGAAAAATCGCATGGGGGACTTTACTTTTTTACAACAAGCGGGCGATAAATTTGGTTTTGAAGTTGCAGATACAGAAAGCTTCTGTGATTCAGGGCTTCGTATTAGCAGTACAGCGATACGAAAAGCGATTCAAGAAAACAATCTTGAATTAGCTGAAAGCCTATTAGGGCATTCTTATCGTATTAGCGGGCGAGTGGTTCATGGCAATCAACTTGGCAGAACAATAGGTTTTCCAACAGCAAACCTACCGTTAAAACGTTTAGTCACACCAGTTACTGGTGTGTATGCTGTAGAAGTTTACGGTTTAGGTGATAAGCCTCTACCTGGTGTGGCAAATATTGGCACACGTCCGACTGTATCTGGAAAAGGAACACAGTTAGAAGTTCATCTGATTGATGCAAATATGGATTTATATGGGCGTCATATCGATGTAGTGTTACGTAAGAAATTACGTGATGAGCAGCGGTTTGCTTCGTTGGAAGCGCTTAAGGAGCAAATTGCTAATGATGTAATTGCAGCGAGAGAGTATCTTACTGCAATAGGAATCAGATAA